The following are from one region of the Acomys russatus chromosome 32, mAcoRus1.1, whole genome shotgun sequence genome:
- the Eomes gene encoding LOW QUALITY PROTEIN: eomesodermin homolog (The sequence of the model RefSeq protein was modified relative to this genomic sequence to represent the inferred CDS: deleted 1 base in 1 codon) — protein MQLGEQLLVSSVNLPGAHFYSLESVRGGGGGGGQEGGGGGGGSVSLLPSASPSPQRLDLDKASKKFPGSLPCQAGSAEPAGAGAGAPAAMLSDADAGDTFGSASAVGKPGPPDGRKGSPCAEEELPSAATAAATARYSMDTLSSERYYLPSPGPQGSELAAPCSLFQYPAAAGAAHGSVYPASNGARYPYGSMLPPGGFPATVCPPARAQFGPTAGSGSSAGGGGGGGGAGGHGSYPYGQGSPLYGPYAGTAAAGSCGGLGGLGVPGSGFRAHVYLCNRPLWLKFHRHQTEMIITKQGRRMFPFLSFNINGLNPTAHYNVFVEVVLADPNHWRFQGGKWVTCGKADNNMQGNKMYVHPESPNTGSHWMRQEISFGKLKLTNNKGANSNTQMIVLQSLHKYQPRLHIVEVTEDGVEDLNEPSKTQTFTFSETQFIAVTAYQNTDITQLKIDHNPFAKGFRDNYDSSHQIVPGGRYGVQNFFPEPFVNTLPPARYYNGERTVPQTNGLLSPQQSEEVTNPPQRWLVTPVQQPVSNKLDIGSYESEYTSSTLLPYGIKSLPLQTSHALGYYPDPTFPAMAGWGGRGGPYQRKMAAGLPWTSRMSPPVFPEDQLAKEKVKEEISSPWIETPPSIKSLDSSDSGVYSSACKRKRLSPSSSNGNSPPIKCEDINAEEYSKDTSKGMGAYYAFYTTP, from the exons ATGCAGTTAGGAGAGCAGCTCTTGGTGAGCTCCGTGAACCTGCCGGGCGCGCACTTCTACTCGCTGGAGAGTgttcgaggaggaggaggagggggagga caggagggaggagggggaggtggcGGGAGCGTCAGCCTCCTCCCCAGTGCTTCCCCCTCGCCCCAGAGGCTGGACTTAGACAAAGCGTCCAAGAAGTTTCCGGGCAGTCTCCCGTGCCAAGCGGGGAGCGCAGAACCCGCAGGCGCCGGCGCGGGGGCCCCCGCGGCCATGCTCAGTGACGCGGACGCCGGGGACACCTTCGGCAGCGCCTCTGCGGTGGGCAAGCCCGGGCCCCCTGACGGCCGCAAAGGCTCCCCGTGCGCGGAGGAGGAGCTGCCCTCCGCGGCCACTGCCGCGGCCACCGCGCGCTACTCCATGGACACCCTGAGCTCCGAGCGCTACTACCTCCCGTCGCCGGGACCTCAGGGCTCCGAGCTCGCCGCGCCCTGCTCGCTCTTCCAGTACCCGGCGGCGGCCGGAGCGGCCCACGGATCCGTGTACCCCGCGTCCAATGGCGCGCGCTACCCCTACGGCTCCATGCTGCCCCCCGGTGGATTCCCCGCCACCGTGTGCCCGCCCGCGAGGGCGCAGTTCGGCCCCACCGCGGGCTCCGGGAGCAGCgctggtggcggtggcggcggcggcggggccgGCGGTCATGGCTCCTATCCCTACGGCCAGGGCTCTCCGCTGTACGGGCCTTATGCTGGAACCGCAGCTGCCGGATCTTGTGGAGGACTTGGGGGGCTGGGAGTGCCGGGCTCCGGCTTCCGCGCCCACGTTTACCTGTGCAATCGACCCCTATGGCTTAAATTCCACCGTCACCAAACTGAGATGATCATCACCAAACAGGGCAG GCGCATGTTTCCTTTCTTGAGCTTCAACATAAACGGACTCAATCCCACTGCCCACTACAACGTGTTCGTGGAAGTGGTTCTGGCCGACCCTAACCACTGGCGCTTCCAGGGGGGCAAGTGGGTGACATGCGGCAAGGCAGACAATAACATGCAGG gCAACAAAATGTACGTTCACCCAGAATCTCCTAACACTGGTTCCCACTGGATGAGGCAGGAGATTTCCTTTGGGAAGTTGAAGCTCACCAATAACAAAGGCGCAAACAGCAACACACAG ATGATAGTGCTGCAGTCTTTGCACAAGTACCAACCTCGACTGCACATTGTGGAGGTGACAGAGGACGGCGTGGAGGACTTGAATGAGCCTTCCAAGACCCAGACCTTCACCTTCTCAGAGACACAGTTCATCGCAGTGACTGCCTACCAAAACACCGAC ATTACTCAGCTAAAGATTGATCATAACCCCTTTGCCAAAGGCTTCCGGGACAACTACGATTC ATCCCATCAGATTGTCCCCGGAGGTCGGTACGGCGTTCAAAACTTCTTCCCGGAGCCCTTTGTCAACACTTTACCTCCAGCCCGATATTATAATGGTGAGAGAACCGTGCCACAGACCAACGGCCTCCTTTCACCCCAACAGAGCGAAGAGGTGACCAACCCTCCCCAGCGGTGGCTTGTCACACCTGTCCAGCAACCTGTGAGCAACAAGCTAGACATCGGTTCCTATGAGTCCGAATACACTTCCAGTACCTTGCTCCCTTATGGTATTAAATCCTTGCCCCTCCAGACGTCCCATGCCCTGGGTTACTACCCTGACCCAACCTTCCCTGCTATGGCAGGGTGGGGAGGCCGAGGAGGCCCTTATCAGAGGAAGATGGCAGCTGGACTACCATGGACATCCAGGATGAGCCCACCTGTGTTCCCAGAAGATCAGCTTGCcaaggaaaaagtcaaagaagaaattagcTCCCCCTGGATAGAAACTCCCCCTTCCATCAAGTCTCTAGACTCCAGTGATTCCGGAGTGTACAGCAGTGCTTGTAAGAGAAAGCGTCTGTCTCCCAGCTCCAGTAATGGGAATTCTCCCCCCATCAAGTGTGAGGACATTAACGCTGAGGAGTACAGTAAAGACACCTCAAAAGGCATGGGGGCGTATTATGCTTTTTACACAACTCCCTAA